A region from the Hylaeus volcanicus isolate JK05 chromosome 6, UHH_iyHylVolc1.0_haploid, whole genome shotgun sequence genome encodes:
- the LOC128878011 gene encoding uncharacterized protein CG5098 isoform X2, translating into MYAYARSVCIFYGCTCAGWLTCLSSCICVLPCEIGNTCNSILQGRKIKTPNIYNLLSNHQFDQSTQNIRKQSTDIPDLHYGVTCQNTWAVPSNGPFILEVAPKWAPSNNFMQWDYIQELVAHGGMPDIHGLCQKEENIGVSNINSPYVNQFTNFLQPINTRKTANSDTQEGTFDICLSEFSEPKFKNHKESYSTYQSDGSEIITTNLPKTKKVTAETKTEIHHHNRGRCCYLSEHLNTTHNIAQYNALSDILERYRNTYNLLCASEEDKQLNSTKRLENSKDCYNTQREEKKELCNFSDTKAFLKNCAISKRSNHSCNIETCYCTKYKDIDYGLLKFSDLGSLSHNFDKHLKSENSFALDKYLNCKTSLLLCEKKDTDFSFTHLPLNVKDTNFKSESSTEEHTNKSKNIYFATDCKPILSNWEDFEMSGQYPGHSRPPVGTPPPQTVWTHLTMTQGQGLNIHPTALSGAALSPAGFYTHPSMARASHITSQLTPQLAHTQAPPTWHTPTVPSKTVTPANAPGNPLFSLQMLVDNRQNQSQYRNSPGSQSTLDLSSTSEIIPENYSRIPQDIPISLTARNVDKSSRNGNIISPPIPLNGETSSDSGISSSVPTPNSVSEPVSLSTKEVTTPKITVKNFESNLKGVANLHDKIKEISVDTFTQKVINLPPSVTIERVVPDKKEPEVTKNKDTLSVIAQMPRNVLPVIVNLTSKVDKDITDSPKRESSIERDRKVDETNVRSPKNLPKRGKKGVDSLLEKLEGGNKKLGSAENIGSVIVMPVEEKDTSSVKSMSPDRQKSKSPNREEEVVSPAFSNDDSNDNTKQRRKRKLEKPVRLSKDSKTEVEDMELEPTEPTEPRTSEPMSEETTSVVKLEEHGDTVEQRIPEKVEESIEERSEENQPIRRRRSSESTPPSSTPSNQRVRRKSSDDATEFSKVTSPKGVNNTNPFNEVESELEKMFAGIVETENDVKKVESKTELTEPELQAGSTTKTENLGNSILHTKALQNINPTDVSSTVDTKLSGKKGKKAKVQGGKRKMSRSSENIFGTINNDVPQKEIKKRKMSKSFKKQNVSKKTKKNTKIDGLREMAYDSGSNASSIRSRGPVVHVEGPRDSPLSIQVVNAPREEEEEKNKEKRKNVGNGSAGRSKRLSHQNDLDYRGKVSRAGLFSSTLSSRYDAHTTDSTWVCVFCKQGPHSVIPGDPSRPHPNLAGPHIAPGTYTVPAGVLSDLFGPYLIGKERLEDGILSADEQEITIEQKKGGKNKRSLRYAGLADQFTAKMGKKKRNSVESNTNVIFTGMTVLPGEEQRWEVWLHEQCAIWAAGVYMAGGRVTGLQEAVWDAAKSICDSCGLTGANIGCVKRGCKAVTHYPCALTKGWHLDTNQYIPKCNLHRVT; encoded by the exons ATGTATGCATACGCGCGGTCCGTGTGTATTTTCTACGGGTGTACATGCGCGGGTTGGTTAACGTGTCTCTCTTCGTGTATATGCGTGCTCCCGTGCG aaattggAAATACTTGCAATAGCATATTAcaaggaagaaaaattaaaactcctaacatatataatttattaagtaatCATCAGTTCGATCAGAGTACGCAGAATATTAGAAAACAAAGCACAGATATTCCAGATCTGCATTATGGTGTGACTTGTCAAAACACATGGGCTGTTCCCAGCAATG ggCCATTCATACTTGAAGTCGCGCCAAAATGGGCGccatcaaataatttcatgcaGTGGGATTATATACAAGAATTGGTAGCACATGGTGGTATGCCAGATATACATGGTTTATGTCAGAAGGAGGAAAATATAGGTGTGTCAAACATAAACTCGCCATATGTTAATCAATTTACAAACTTCTTACAACCGATAAACACCAGGAAAACAGCAAATTCTGATACACAAGAAGGAACATTTGATATATGTTTATCAGAATTTTCAGAACCTAAGTTTAAGAATCACAAGGAAAGTTATAGTACCTATCAAAGTGATGGTAGTGAGATAATAACAACTAATTTACCAAAAACTAAGAAAGTAACAGCtgaaacaaaaacagaaattcATCATCATAATAGAGGTCGTTGTTGTTATTTGTCAGAACATCTAAATACTACACACAACATTGCACAGTACAACGCTTTATCAGACATTTTGGAACGGTATAGAAATACCTATAACCTTCTTTGTGCTTCTGAGGAAGACAAACAGCTTAATTCAACAAAACGCTTAGAAAACAGTAAAGACTGTTATAACACgcaaagagaagagaagaaagaacTGTGCAATTTCTCAGACACAAAAGCATTTTTGAAGAATTGTGCCATCTCAAAACGATCAAATCATTCCTGTAACATAGAAACCTGCTATTGTACAAAGTACAAGGATATAGATTAcggtttattaaaattttcagatttaGGAAGTTTATCTCATAATTTTGATAAACACTTGAAGAGTGAAAATTCTTTTGCtcttgataaatatttgaattgtaaaaCCTCGTTGCTTTTATGTGAGAAAAAAGATACAGACTTTTCTTTTACACATTTGCCACTGAATGTTAAAGatactaattttaaaagtgaatCTTCTACAGAGGAACATACAAATAAGTCAAAGAACATCTATTTTGCAACTGATTGCAAACCAATATTAAGTAATTGGGAGGATTTCGAAATGTCAGGACAGTATCCAGGTCATAGCCGACCTCCGGTTGGCACACCTCCACCACAAACAGTCTGGACTCATCTTACAATGACGCAAGGTCAAG GCTTGAATATTCATCCAACAGCACTGTCAGGTGCTGCCCTAAGTCCTGCTGGGTTTTATACACATCCATCTATGGCAAGGGCATCTCATATAACATCACAACTTACGCCCCAGCTTGCGCATACTCAAGCACCTCCAACGTGGCATACACCAACAGTCCCATCAAAAACTGTTACCCCAGCCAATGCACCAGGAAATCCTTTGTTTAGTTTACAAATGCTGGTAGATAATAGGCAGAATCAAAGTCAGTATAGGAATTCGCCGGGTTCGCAAAGCACGTTAGATTTATCTTCTACATCTGAAATTATCCCTGAAAATTACTCACGAATACCTCAAGATATTCCAATAAGTTTGACTGCAAGAAATGTAGATAAGAGTAGTAGGaatggaaatataatttctccGCCGATACCTTTAAATGGAGAAACTTCGTCGGATAGCGGAATTAGTTCATCAGTTCCAACGCCTAATTCTGTCAGTGAGCCAGTGTCTCTTTCAACTAAAGAAGTTACAACACCTAAAATAACGGTAAAAAACTTTGAAAGCAATTTAAAAGGTGTGGCAAATCTTCACGATAAGATTAAGGAAATCAGTGTAGATACTTTTACgcaaaaagttataaatttacCACCTAGCGTAACAATCGAAAGGGTAGTTCCAGACAAAAAGGAACCCGAAGTTACAAAGAATAAAGATACGTTAAGTGTTATTGCGCAAATGCCAAGAAATGTTTTACCTGTTATTGTAAATCTTACCTCTAAAGTGGACAAGGATATAACAGATAGTCCAAAAAGAGAATCGTCTATAGAACGAGATCGAAAAGTTGACGAAACAAACGTAAGGTCACCCAAAAATTTGCCAAAAAGAGGTAAAAAGGGTGTAGATTCTTTGTTAGAGAAATTGGAAGgtggaaataaaaaacttGGCAGTGCTGAAAATATTGGGTCTGTTATTGTGATGCCGGTGGAAGAAAAAGATACATCCAGTGTTAAAAGTATGTCCCCGGATAGACAAAAGTCGAAATCCCCGAATAGAGAAGAGGAGGTAGTATCTCCAGCATTCAGCAATGACGATTCTAACGATAATACTAAACAAcgcaggaaaagaaaattagagAAGCCTGTACGGCTTAGTAAAGATTCCAAAACGGAAGTAGAAGATATGGAGTTAGAGCCTACAGAACCAACAGAACCTAGAACAAGTGAACCAATGTCGGAGGAAACAACTTCGGTTGTAAAATTAGAAGAACATGGCGATACGGTGGAACAAAGAATACCTGAAAAAGTAGAAGAAAGCATAGAAGAAAGAAGCGAAGAAAATCAACCAATTAGAAGGCGGAGAAGTAGTGAAAGTACACCTCCTAGTTCAACTCCTTCGAATCAGAGGGTTCGGAGAAAATCCAGTGACGACGCcacagaattttcaaaagtaacaAGTCCAAAAGgtgtaaataatacaaatccGTTTAACGAAGTCGAATCAGaacttgaaaaaatgtttgctgGTATTGTCGAGACAGAGAACGATGTCAAAAAAGTAGAATCAAAAACAGAACTTACAGAACCTGAGCTTCAAGCTGGCAGCACaacaaaaactgaaaatttagGAAATAGCATTCTGCATACAAAagcattacaaaatataaatcctACCGATGTTTCATCTACGgtcgatacaaaattatctGGGAAAAAGGGGAAAAAAGCCAAAGTTCAAGGAGGTAAACGAAAAATGTCAAGATCttccgaaaatatttttggaactaTAAATAATGACGTACCacaaaaggaaattaaaaagagaaaaatgtctaaaagtttcaaaaaacaaaatgtttcgaaaaaaacaaagaagaatacaaaaatagatgGATTAAGAGAAATGGCATATGACTCGGGATCAAACGCGAGTTCTATTAGATCTCGTGGACCAGTAGTTCATGTTGAAGGTCCAAGGGACAGTCCACTAAGTATTCAGGTAGTTAATGCACCaagggaagaagaagaggaaaaaaataaagaaaagcgGAAGAATGTTGGAAATGGTAGTGCAGGGAGAAGCAAGAGACTCAGTCATCAAAACGATTTGGACTATAGAG GTAAAGTCAGTAGAGCGGGTCTCTTCAGTTCAACATTATCTTCGCGTTATGATGCACATACAACAGATTCTACATGGGTTTGCGTATTTTGTAAACAAGGTCCTCATTCTGTTATACCTGGGGATCCTTCGCGACCACATCCTAATTTGGCTGGGCCTCACATAGCACCTGGAACGTATACT GTTCCAGCGGGTGTCTTAAGTGATTTATTTGGACCGTATTTAATTGGTAAAGAACGCTTGGAAGATGGAATTCTTTCAGCTGATGAACAAGAGATTACTATAGAACAGAAAAAAGGTGGTaagaataaaagaagtttGCGGTATGCTGGACTAGCTGATCAGTTCACTGCGAAAATGggtaaaaagaaacgaaattctgTTGAAAGTAATACTAATGTCATTTTTACGGGAATGACTGTACTCCCAGGAGAGGAACAACGTTGGGAAGTTTGGCTTCATGAACAGTGTGCCATTTGGGCAGCTGGAGTATATATGGCAG GTGGGCGAGTAACAGGTTTACAAGAAGCAGTGTGGGATGCAGCGAAGTCGATATGTGACTCTTGTGGCTTAACAGGAGCAAATATTGGCTGTGTTAAGCGAGGTTGTAAAGCTGTTACACATTATCCTTGTGCACTAACAAAAGGTTGGCACTTGGATACTAATCAGTATATACCGAAGTGCAACCTCCATCGAGTTACGTGA
- the LOC128878011 gene encoding uncharacterized protein CG5098 isoform X5, which translates to MAQSEIGNTCNSILQGRKIKTPNIYNLLSNHQFDQSTQNIRKQSTDIPDLHYGVTCQNTWAVPSNGPFILEVAPKWAPSNNFMQWDYIQELVAHGGMPDIHGLCQKEENIGVSNINSPYVNQFTNFLQPINTRKTANSDTQEGTFDICLSEFSEPKFKNHKESYSTYQSDGSEIITTNLPKTKKVTAETKTEIHHHNRGRCCYLSEHLNTTHNIAQYNALSDILERYRNTYNLLCASEEDKQLNSTKRLENSKDCYNTQREEKKELCNFSDTKAFLKNCAISKRSNHSCNIETCYCTKYKDIDYGLLKFSDLGSLSHNFDKHLKSENSFALDKYLNCKTSLLLCEKKDTDFSFTHLPLNVKDTNFKSESSTEEHTNKSKNIYFATDCKPILSNWEDFEMSGQYPGHSRPPVGTPPPQTVWTHLTMTQGQVSGLNIHPTALSGAALSPAGFYTHPSMARASHITSQLTPQLAHTQAPPTWHTPTVPSKTVTPANAPGNPLFSLQMLVDNRQNQSQYRNSPGSQSTLDLSSTSEIIPENYSRIPQDIPISLTARNVDKSSRNGNIISPPIPLNGETSSDSGISSSVPTPNSVSEPVSLSTKEVTTPKITVKNFESNLKGVANLHDKIKEISVDTFTQKVINLPPSVTIERVVPDKKEPEVTKNKDTLSVIAQMPRNVLPVIVNLTSKVDKDITDSPKRESSIERDRKVDETNVRSPKNLPKRGKKGVDSLLEKLEGGNKKLGSAENIGSVIVMPVEEKDTSSVKSMSPDRQKSKSPNREEEVVSPAFSNDDSNDNTKQRRKRKLEKPVRLSKDSKTEVEDMELEPTEPTEPRTSEPMSEETTSVVKLEEHGDTVEQRIPEKVEESIEERSEENQPIRRRRSSESTPPSSTPSNQRVRRKSSDDATEFSKVTSPKGVNNTNPFNEVESELEKMFAGIVETENDVKKVESKTELTEPELQAGSTTKTENLGNSILHTKALQNINPTDVSSTVDTKLSGKKGKKAKVQGGKRKMSRSSENIFGTINNDVPQKEIKKRKMSKSFKKQNVSKKTKKNTKIDGLREMAYDSGSNASSIRSRGPVVHVEGPRDSPLSIQVVNAPREEEEEKNKEKRKNVGNGSAGRSKRLSHQNDLDYRGKVSRAGLFSSTLSSRYDAHTTDSTWVCVFCKQGPHSVIPGDPSRPHPNLAGPHIAPGTYTVPAGVLSDLFGPYLIGKERLEDGILSADEQEITIEQKKGGKNKRSLRYAGLADQFTAKMGKKKRNSVESNTNVIFTGMTVLPGEEQRWEVWLHEQCAIWAAGVYMAGGRVTGLQEAVWDAAKSICDSCGLTGANIGCVKRGCKAVTHYPCALTKGWHLDTNQYIPKCNLHRVT; encoded by the exons atggcACAGTCTg aaattggAAATACTTGCAATAGCATATTAcaaggaagaaaaattaaaactcctaacatatataatttattaagtaatCATCAGTTCGATCAGAGTACGCAGAATATTAGAAAACAAAGCACAGATATTCCAGATCTGCATTATGGTGTGACTTGTCAAAACACATGGGCTGTTCCCAGCAATG ggCCATTCATACTTGAAGTCGCGCCAAAATGGGCGccatcaaataatttcatgcaGTGGGATTATATACAAGAATTGGTAGCACATGGTGGTATGCCAGATATACATGGTTTATGTCAGAAGGAGGAAAATATAGGTGTGTCAAACATAAACTCGCCATATGTTAATCAATTTACAAACTTCTTACAACCGATAAACACCAGGAAAACAGCAAATTCTGATACACAAGAAGGAACATTTGATATATGTTTATCAGAATTTTCAGAACCTAAGTTTAAGAATCACAAGGAAAGTTATAGTACCTATCAAAGTGATGGTAGTGAGATAATAACAACTAATTTACCAAAAACTAAGAAAGTAACAGCtgaaacaaaaacagaaattcATCATCATAATAGAGGTCGTTGTTGTTATTTGTCAGAACATCTAAATACTACACACAACATTGCACAGTACAACGCTTTATCAGACATTTTGGAACGGTATAGAAATACCTATAACCTTCTTTGTGCTTCTGAGGAAGACAAACAGCTTAATTCAACAAAACGCTTAGAAAACAGTAAAGACTGTTATAACACgcaaagagaagagaagaaagaacTGTGCAATTTCTCAGACACAAAAGCATTTTTGAAGAATTGTGCCATCTCAAAACGATCAAATCATTCCTGTAACATAGAAACCTGCTATTGTACAAAGTACAAGGATATAGATTAcggtttattaaaattttcagatttaGGAAGTTTATCTCATAATTTTGATAAACACTTGAAGAGTGAAAATTCTTTTGCtcttgataaatatttgaattgtaaaaCCTCGTTGCTTTTATGTGAGAAAAAAGATACAGACTTTTCTTTTACACATTTGCCACTGAATGTTAAAGatactaattttaaaagtgaatCTTCTACAGAGGAACATACAAATAAGTCAAAGAACATCTATTTTGCAACTGATTGCAAACCAATATTAAGTAATTGGGAGGATTTCGAAATGTCAGGACAGTATCCAGGTCATAGCCGACCTCCGGTTGGCACACCTCCACCACAAACAGTCTGGACTCATCTTACAATGACGCAAGGTCAAG TTTCAGGCTTGAATATTCATCCAACAGCACTGTCAGGTGCTGCCCTAAGTCCTGCTGGGTTTTATACACATCCATCTATGGCAAGGGCATCTCATATAACATCACAACTTACGCCCCAGCTTGCGCATACTCAAGCACCTCCAACGTGGCATACACCAACAGTCCCATCAAAAACTGTTACCCCAGCCAATGCACCAGGAAATCCTTTGTTTAGTTTACAAATGCTGGTAGATAATAGGCAGAATCAAAGTCAGTATAGGAATTCGCCGGGTTCGCAAAGCACGTTAGATTTATCTTCTACATCTGAAATTATCCCTGAAAATTACTCACGAATACCTCAAGATATTCCAATAAGTTTGACTGCAAGAAATGTAGATAAGAGTAGTAGGaatggaaatataatttctccGCCGATACCTTTAAATGGAGAAACTTCGTCGGATAGCGGAATTAGTTCATCAGTTCCAACGCCTAATTCTGTCAGTGAGCCAGTGTCTCTTTCAACTAAAGAAGTTACAACACCTAAAATAACGGTAAAAAACTTTGAAAGCAATTTAAAAGGTGTGGCAAATCTTCACGATAAGATTAAGGAAATCAGTGTAGATACTTTTACgcaaaaagttataaatttacCACCTAGCGTAACAATCGAAAGGGTAGTTCCAGACAAAAAGGAACCCGAAGTTACAAAGAATAAAGATACGTTAAGTGTTATTGCGCAAATGCCAAGAAATGTTTTACCTGTTATTGTAAATCTTACCTCTAAAGTGGACAAGGATATAACAGATAGTCCAAAAAGAGAATCGTCTATAGAACGAGATCGAAAAGTTGACGAAACAAACGTAAGGTCACCCAAAAATTTGCCAAAAAGAGGTAAAAAGGGTGTAGATTCTTTGTTAGAGAAATTGGAAGgtggaaataaaaaacttGGCAGTGCTGAAAATATTGGGTCTGTTATTGTGATGCCGGTGGAAGAAAAAGATACATCCAGTGTTAAAAGTATGTCCCCGGATAGACAAAAGTCGAAATCCCCGAATAGAGAAGAGGAGGTAGTATCTCCAGCATTCAGCAATGACGATTCTAACGATAATACTAAACAAcgcaggaaaagaaaattagagAAGCCTGTACGGCTTAGTAAAGATTCCAAAACGGAAGTAGAAGATATGGAGTTAGAGCCTACAGAACCAACAGAACCTAGAACAAGTGAACCAATGTCGGAGGAAACAACTTCGGTTGTAAAATTAGAAGAACATGGCGATACGGTGGAACAAAGAATACCTGAAAAAGTAGAAGAAAGCATAGAAGAAAGAAGCGAAGAAAATCAACCAATTAGAAGGCGGAGAAGTAGTGAAAGTACACCTCCTAGTTCAACTCCTTCGAATCAGAGGGTTCGGAGAAAATCCAGTGACGACGCcacagaattttcaaaagtaacaAGTCCAAAAGgtgtaaataatacaaatccGTTTAACGAAGTCGAATCAGaacttgaaaaaatgtttgctgGTATTGTCGAGACAGAGAACGATGTCAAAAAAGTAGAATCAAAAACAGAACTTACAGAACCTGAGCTTCAAGCTGGCAGCACaacaaaaactgaaaatttagGAAATAGCATTCTGCATACAAAagcattacaaaatataaatcctACCGATGTTTCATCTACGgtcgatacaaaattatctGGGAAAAAGGGGAAAAAAGCCAAAGTTCAAGGAGGTAAACGAAAAATGTCAAGATCttccgaaaatatttttggaactaTAAATAATGACGTACCacaaaaggaaattaaaaagagaaaaatgtctaaaagtttcaaaaaacaaaatgtttcgaaaaaaacaaagaagaatacaaaaatagatgGATTAAGAGAAATGGCATATGACTCGGGATCAAACGCGAGTTCTATTAGATCTCGTGGACCAGTAGTTCATGTTGAAGGTCCAAGGGACAGTCCACTAAGTATTCAGGTAGTTAATGCACCaagggaagaagaagaggaaaaaaataaagaaaagcgGAAGAATGTTGGAAATGGTAGTGCAGGGAGAAGCAAGAGACTCAGTCATCAAAACGATTTGGACTATAGAG GTAAAGTCAGTAGAGCGGGTCTCTTCAGTTCAACATTATCTTCGCGTTATGATGCACATACAACAGATTCTACATGGGTTTGCGTATTTTGTAAACAAGGTCCTCATTCTGTTATACCTGGGGATCCTTCGCGACCACATCCTAATTTGGCTGGGCCTCACATAGCACCTGGAACGTATACT GTTCCAGCGGGTGTCTTAAGTGATTTATTTGGACCGTATTTAATTGGTAAAGAACGCTTGGAAGATGGAATTCTTTCAGCTGATGAACAAGAGATTACTATAGAACAGAAAAAAGGTGGTaagaataaaagaagtttGCGGTATGCTGGACTAGCTGATCAGTTCACTGCGAAAATGggtaaaaagaaacgaaattctgTTGAAAGTAATACTAATGTCATTTTTACGGGAATGACTGTACTCCCAGGAGAGGAACAACGTTGGGAAGTTTGGCTTCATGAACAGTGTGCCATTTGGGCAGCTGGAGTATATATGGCAG GTGGGCGAGTAACAGGTTTACAAGAAGCAGTGTGGGATGCAGCGAAGTCGATATGTGACTCTTGTGGCTTAACAGGAGCAAATATTGGCTGTGTTAAGCGAGGTTGTAAAGCTGTTACACATTATCCTTGTGCACTAACAAAAGGTTGGCACTTGGATACTAATCAGTATATACCGAAGTGCAACCTCCATCGAGTTACGTGA